A single Haloglycomyces albus DSM 45210 DNA region contains:
- a CDS encoding 3-hydroxyacyl-CoA dehydrogenase family protein, whose protein sequence is MGITLPQNIQSRPVTVVGGGTLGSRIALMFTTQGGKVRLYDPSEEARQHAVDFVAENSADTVALVDGGVAGSLETGDDLAEALKGSWLAVEAVPEHLDLKKKVFGQLDELSENDTILASNSSSYPTSSMIDNVATPERVVNMHFYMPPAVRVVELMSDGQTDQRVLDLLLDTLPGYGLYPFEAYKQSTGFIFNRIWAAIKRECLSVVAEGVSTPQDVDRIWELALGTGPGPFRLMDQVGLDVVLDIENHYAKERPGLPEGPRKLLRRYVDEGRLGVKSGRGFYDDYRDN, encoded by the coding sequence ATGGGAATAACCTTGCCCCAGAACATTCAGTCGAGGCCGGTGACGGTCGTAGGCGGCGGCACCTTGGGCAGCCGGATCGCGTTGATGTTCACGACCCAAGGCGGAAAGGTACGCCTATACGATCCCTCTGAAGAGGCGCGTCAGCATGCAGTGGACTTTGTCGCGGAGAACAGTGCTGACACCGTGGCTCTTGTCGACGGAGGTGTGGCGGGAAGCCTTGAAACCGGAGACGACCTGGCCGAGGCCCTGAAGGGGAGCTGGCTGGCGGTAGAGGCCGTACCAGAGCATCTGGACCTGAAGAAGAAAGTGTTCGGGCAGCTCGATGAACTGTCCGAAAACGACACTATCTTGGCGAGCAATTCATCGTCGTATCCGACCAGCAGCATGATCGACAACGTTGCCACTCCCGAACGGGTCGTCAACATGCACTTCTACATGCCACCGGCGGTTCGGGTGGTGGAATTGATGTCGGATGGTCAGACCGACCAGCGTGTACTCGACCTACTCCTCGATACCTTGCCCGGATATGGCCTCTATCCCTTCGAAGCTTACAAGCAGAGCACCGGATTCATCTTCAACCGGATCTGGGCGGCGATCAAACGCGAATGCTTGTCGGTTGTTGCGGAGGGAGTTTCGACACCACAAGATGTTGACCGCATCTGGGAACTGGCTCTCGGCACTGGACCCGGCCCGTTTAGATTGATGGACCAAGTTGGACTCGACGTCGTGCTGGATATCGAGAACCACTACGCCAAGGAACGTCCTGGGCTGCCGGAAGGGCCGCGAAAGCTCCTTCGCCGCTATGTCGACGAAGGTAGGTTGGGTGTGAAAAGTGGCCGCGGATTCTACGACGACTATCGGGATAATTAG